Below is a genomic region from Insulibacter thermoxylanivorax.
GACTTCGTATCGACAAGGCTGCTGCGAACTGTGAACTCCGGCGCTTTGTCTCCGACTTTGAGCTCGGGACCGATTAATGTCAGCGGATTGCCTTTGAGCGTATGGACGCCTAATCGCTCCTGTGCCATTACCCATCACTCCTCTAACAGGAAATATTGATTCCGGCATTTGCCAACTTCTATTATAGCGTTATAAAATCTATATTGTCCATTCCCGTGTTTTTTACCCATGAAAGGAGTTTCAGCCCCATGATGTTTGTTCGCACGGAAAACCTGCGGTCCTACATCCGCCTGTATCCCGTTAATTCAGTGATTCTTCTCATCTGCATCGCCATGTTCATCATCATGACCCTGAGCGGCGGCACGGAGAACAGCCGTGTTCTGTTGCGCTTCGGCGCCTTTATCAGCCCTTTCCCGCGCTTCGAACTCCCCGGATTATGGGGCGGGGGATGGGACCTGGCCCGCTTCATCAGCGCGATCTTCATCCATATCGGCTTCTCTCACATCTTGTTCAACGGTTTCTCCATCTTCGTCTTCGCTCCGGAATTAGAGAGGATGTTCGGACATGTCCGCTACGCGGTCTTCTTCCTGGTGACGGGCATCGCCGGCAATCTCACCTCCCATCTCTTTCACAGCTGGACATTCAAGGGTCAATATACCTTGTCGGCAGGAGCATCAGGAGCGATCTTCGGCGTGTTTGGCGCCTATCTGGCTTTGGTTCTGCTGCGCAGGTCATTCATTGACAAGGGAACCTATACGACGGTTATGACCATCGTCGTCATGGGGGCTGTCTATTCCTTCGTCGTGCCGAATGTCGGCTGGGAAGCGCATCTGGGCGGCTTCGTTGCCGGGTTCATCTGGATGGCGGCACTGCTTCAGCGGCAGAGTCGGCGGAGATTCCAATAGATGACATTGACAATAGAGGGATTTATTAATACCTCCTGTAAGCGGAGTGGACCCGGAGCTGCCGGGTCAATTGCGAGAATCACTACAGACAAACGGGATCTTATCGTCTATAATGAATATTTGGTGAACAATACGGGCAGTGGAGTGTACGAACAGTGGAATTACGTCAACTTCAATATTTTGTGAAAGTCGCAACGCTGCAGCATGTCACGCAGGCGGCAGAGGAACTGCACGTCTCGCAATCCGCCGTATCCAGGCAGATTCATCTGTTGGAGCAGGAGCTTGGCGTATCGTTATTCACTCAACATGGACGGAATGTGCAACTAACTCCGGTGGGCAAGCTTTTCCTAAAACGGATTGAAGCGATCCTCGCCGATCTCGACAAGGCGATCGCTGAGGTGCAGGATTACTTGGATCCGGAGTATGGAGAAGTGCGCATCGGCTTTCCCCACAGCCTGGGTGATATCCTGATCCCGGGTCTGATCTCGCATTTCCGCAAGAAACACCCGAATGTCAGGTTCAAATTCCGGCAGGGCTTCTACAACAGCTTGCTTCGCGATGTCAGGAAGGGCGAGTTGGATTTGGCCTTTATCTCCCCATTTCCGCAAGATCATGAACATGTGACTGGAGAAGTGCTGTTGACGGAACCGTTATATGCTGTACTGCCTGAGAACCATCCGCTGGCGGGGGAGTCTTCGATCCGCTTGGAGCAGCTGAAGGATGATCCTTTCGTCTTATTCCATGAAGGATATTCTCTGCGGACGCTTGTC
It encodes:
- a CDS encoding LysR family transcriptional regulator gives rise to the protein MELRQLQYFVKVATLQHVTQAAEELHVSQSAVSRQIHLLEQELGVSLFTQHGRNVQLTPVGKLFLKRIEAILADLDKAIAEVQDYLDPEYGEVRIGFPHSLGDILIPGLISHFRKKHPNVRFKFRQGFYNSLLRDVRKGELDLAFISPFPQDHEHVTGEVLLTEPLYAVLPENHPLAGESSIRLEQLKDDPFVLFHEGYSLRTLVMDACKQAGFVPRIAFEGEETDTIRGLVAAGMGVSLLPHLALQEISPLQPVKLEIEAPKVTRTIGLIRRVDEKLPLVAEVFRSFLLRFFEEHQAEAHHIEDLMRRIKSF
- a CDS encoding rhomboid family intramembrane serine protease, with the translated sequence MMFVRTENLRSYIRLYPVNSVILLICIAMFIIMTLSGGTENSRVLLRFGAFISPFPRFELPGLWGGGWDLARFISAIFIHIGFSHILFNGFSIFVFAPELERMFGHVRYAVFFLVTGIAGNLTSHLFHSWTFKGQYTLSAGASGAIFGVFGAYLALVLLRRSFIDKGTYTTVMTIVVMGAVYSFVVPNVGWEAHLGGFVAGFIWMAALLQRQSRRRFQ